The genomic DNA TGCTGAATTATTTGCAGTGATGGCTGAGACCTTGTTGAAAGTGACTGGATGAGCACTCGGTATGTACTCTGTCAttacattttctagaaaatgGCTCTACACAATGGGACAGATCTAAAATCTCTGATTACCTGAAAGTTTGAGTCCTCGTTCCCCTACTTGTGTATCATATCCATGTGGCATTCGAAGAATTGAATCATGGAGTCCAGCTAATTTTGCCACTGCATACACTTCCTCAGGTGAAGCATGGATGTTTCCATATAAGAGGTTGTAGTAAATAGTATTGTGGAAGAGGACAGCATCCTGGAGCagatttatgtatacatacatatacgtgtatattcattataaaaaattcaaacaatttaGTAAAGACATAAAGAGTAAAATATAACCCCTTTATCATCCCCCTCATCCTTGCAATCCCATTTCCCTCCCCAGTACTAATCACCATGAACAATGTGTTGAGTGTCAATCCAgatttttgatacatttatatgcCATACACTTCTTTTTTCACATAGGGGAGTCATActgtatctatataaatatataattttataaattgcatttttcacttaacataccCTGGAAATTGTTCACATCAGTAATCCCACCTCACTGTTTTTAATAGTTGTATGATActaacaatgtatttatttatttgtgcacTTGTGTATTTCTGTAAGAAGGATTCCTAGGAGTAGATTGATGAGCTAAAAGGGAAGCATACATTCATCCTTTGAGAGTACTGCCTGTCTTCCAAAATGCTCCAACAGTATACACACTTCAACCCATATTTTATGAGTTTGTCAGGTCCCTGTTTTCTCAACAGGCCTGCATATTAATAAGTTTCAGTTGTTGCTACTTTTGTGGGTAAAAATTTGCTTTTCGTTTAAATTAGCACTTCCCTAATTACTAATGAGGCTAAATATGTTATATGTTCCTCAGAAGcttttaaacacagaaaacaaaggattTATACACTATAGATATTTTTTGGAGAAAGTTCACTGCAAGCATTCATTTGATATTTCATCTTATTCTGACTTAGTCTCTAAATGGTTGAAAGGCAACAgttagtaaaatgaaataaaatggctcCATTACTTTACCTTAACCAAGATAATTAATATCTTCTTTAATATCACAATCAGCCCCAGAGTTTCAGGTATtacttcaaataatattttaaacattttaagccAACTACTAATATAAAAAAGTTCTTATATTGAGATGGTACTTAACCCCAATAAGCTTGAagttctataaaaagaaaatacttatttttaaatattttatattcagaagAGTTAATAAATGCTATCTGGAAactttgaaaattcaaaaaatatggtaaaataaaaattaattaaataatccaTAATCCTATCACGTAGTGATACCTGCTATTAACATTTggtgtgttttctcctttctcctctactTATCATGTATtcctttaatattataaaattgagattttatattttgcttggtATCCTCTTTTTCAACAAACTTTTATCTGAGTATTTTTCCATGACACTCAATATTCTTTACAAACAGCTCATTTATAAATGGCTTTTTGTCACTTGATTCTATGGTGATAATTTAACCATCTACTTATTGTGTTGGATATTTACACTGTTTTCAACTtctgttattataaatatgtttttaacttctgatattaaaaataatactgtaggggcgcctgggtggcgcagtcggttaagcgtccgacttcagccaggtcacgatctcgcggtccgtgagttcgagccccgcgtcgggctctgggctgatggctcagagcctggagcctgtttccgattctgtgtctccctctctctctctgcccctcccccgttcatgctctgtctctctctgtctcaaaaataaataaacgatgaaaaaaaaaatttaaaaataatactgtaatgaacATCTTTGCATATAAAAATCTGTTCACATCTCTGTTTATTTCCTTACTAAAACATCCTAGAGGCAGAATTATTGGAATAAAGGATTTGAATATTCTTCTGGCTCTTGCTGCTTGTCAGGAAAGCTGTATACTTACACCAAACACCAGACTAGCCTTTTACACAGCCTTGCCCAAACTGCACATTATGAATTCTAAAATCATTGCTGACAGGTGAAAAATGGTATCCCATTGTTGATTTAATTTACATTGGTAAGGCCTCCAGTGAGGATCAGCATCTTTTTATTAACCATATATATTTTCACTTGATATACAGTTTAGGTTAGTGTTTCTCAACATAAAGTCTACTATGAATTATCTATATCAGAATCATGTAGGAAGCATATTCAAAAATGCAGGGTTCTGGGCCCCACACAGCCTTCCTAAACTAGAATTAAGGTGTGTGAAAGAGCTGGAATTTCAATAATCTCCCTAGGCGATTCATGCACACTAACATTTGGGATTCTCAGTGAAAAAGAGGGAGGACGGGGCAGAGTGGCATGTGTCAGATCACTTACAGACCTTTTATAAGCTACATATCCCTGTCTGATCCCTTTCTTACAGTTCTCCTAGGAGTTTAATTCAGATTCTAGTCTGAAACTAGTTTCCGGGTCTCTCTGTTGGCTTTTAGCGTAAGAAAAATTTACATCCTATAAGGCATCCTTGTCTTCTCAGATTTTgctcagaatttatttttcccctaaagtcattcaacaaatatttgttaaatgcttGCTATGGGTCAGGCACTGTAGGTGGTTCTAAGGAGTCAGTGGTAAACAAGGCATAAACATGGAAGCAGATAACCAAACTGCTTTTCTAAGTTTTATAAATTCACTacgttggggtacctgggtggttcagtcggttaagcgtccgacattggctcaggtcataatctcacggtttttgagtttgagccccccaactgggctccgtgctgacagctcagagcctggagcctgctttgaatctgggtctccctctctctctgccgctccccctctcgtgctctatctctctctcaaaattagatattaaagaaaattttataaataaataaattcactatGTCAAAAACTGTTCAAAATTATAGTAATAGTTTTAAATTACTGAGCATTACGTGATGGATGCTGTGCTTAGTGCTTTATAGATATTGTCTCTAATCCATAAAAATTCTATCCCATGAAACAGATGGTTATTATCCTTACTTTAAAGATAAACTGAGGACCAAGACCACAGAACTTACAAGGGTTAGAGCTAAGGTTAGAATCCATATCTGTCTGATTCTagtctgggctctttccattatatTATGCTATCTTTCTAagatctaaaaaaattttttccatcattcagatttttcattcacatttttttaaggctttttggTAACCGAATTTACCTGAAGGGTCTAATGCTTCCTACTTAGTTAGCAATATACTCTTTGGATTCAAATTATTCTAACAAAAATCTACCAACCCAGTAAGTTTTTCCCCAAataggttttcttccttttttaaataccTGAGGTACTACTCCCACTGCCCGCCGAAGGCTTTCCAGGCTCACATCTTGTATATTTTGACCAGCAAGGTAAATGGTACCCTTTTGAGGCTCATAGAAGCGAAACAACAGCCTTACTATTGTGCTTTTTCTGAAATTGAAGACAAGGAAAGGTTAATTAGCTCTTACTGGCATTAGGGAATCCCTGTTTTAAACCACTGTAATCAttttatgataaagaaaaaatattacattgGGAATCATCAATCAATGATGtagaattttataaataactAAATTACCCACCCTGACCCACTACCTCCTACAATGGCCACTTTCTTTCCTGCAGGGACTTCAAAAGATACTCCATCAAGGACTTTCTGCCCCTCAACATATTCAAAATGCACATTATCAAAGACCACCGTAGATGTCTGTGGTGTGATCTGAATGGGAGATGCCATTGCCTTGTCCTagtagggaagagaaaaaaagccacTTTATATACCATGTAGACTATAGCTATGTAGACAATTTTCTAATtcacagaaaaagggaaaaaatggggaaagaggagGTTTATAAGTAGTGTTAGACCACTTCCAAGcatgcttttaaagtttttttttttttttttactcctcaCTAAGGTCAAGAACTcctaaatgttttgatttttgagcAATTTTGGGGGGCAGGTAGAGGGATGGTGGGCAGGGGAGTAAGGAAGTTTAGGACATGAGGAAAGGCAATCACACATTTTATACCATTATTAGCAAAAGTAAATCAGGTGCAAGTACAAATAATTCAAGTTAACAAAATTTAGCTTCTAGGTATAATATTCTTTGCTAACATTGTAAGGTTTCTAAACATGGAAGTAAAAGCTATAACAACCTCTTAATACACATCATAGCCCCAATTCCTGCAAAAAAGAAACTGGTTTGCTAACATGGTGATGTAAGAATATTCCCTTAGAATAATCCTATTAATGGGATGATGCTCACATGCTGTTTAAAAGGTACTAAATAGATTACTTACTTTAATTCGAGTGTCTACTTTGAGTAGAGTAAACAAGGTGTTCATATCTATCAGTGCTTGTCTAGTTTCTCTATATACAGTCCCCAGAAAGTTAAGGGGCAATGAAAGTTGAAAAAGCAGTCCATTCACCATTACTAGATCTCCAACAGTAAGGGTACCTTAATATGTagttgagagaagaaaaaaaaggtattttagaTGTTATAAACTTTTCCAGCTTAAGATAGAGAAGTTTATTAGTCTGGAATATAATATTctataactaaattttaaaaatttatgctaTAATTTTCATAGCATAAAATGTACATAACCAGTAACTCTTAAGGtctatgaaaatttaaaagcattttaattcatgatttagCAATATAGAGAACTTGATATAAGTGGAATGGGAACCACCTACCCATACACTATACATAATATAcgcacacaaaaaaagaatggtttaagTGAAGATAGAAATGGATGGCTAAatatctctctcctttcttcctaagACACTAGCAAGTTTCTTTGCaatgtgaaatagaaaaaaaaaatttaagtatatattaaaaattggaACAAATGGGTATCACGATTGGGAATGATAAACCATATATTAAGGTCacagtgaatgaataaatcttaacTGAGTGGGCAGATTAcagaaaagaggcagagacattatttacttttgaaatgttttgcaaatgtaaaattaatagaaagattaaaatgggggcgcctgggtggcgcagtcggttaagcgtccgacttcagtcaggtcacgatctcgcggtccgtgagttcgagccccgcgtcaggctctgggctgatggctcagagcctggacactgtttctgattctgtgtctccctctctctctgcccctcccccgttcatgctctgtctctctctgtcccaaaaataaataaacgttgaaagattAAAATGTAACTTGTAATTGTAAAAAGAATGTGTGGTGCATTTTAGTCCTTTGGACTAAACACTAAATTAATTACATTGCTTTCCAGGTctacaagagaaattagaaatatcagatgctaaaaaaagaatttgctccTGAAAGAATCAATATGTAGCCTCACAAAATGGATAAACAGTAGTTCTAATTAATGAGGGAGCTAGCGCTAAACTTGTAGTGTCAaacaaaaggaagttaaaaaaaaaaaacattattatacaattaagaaaacacattctgatataaaaaggaaagtaatccAAGGATGTTAAAGCACTTTATTGAATATGCTTTATAACTAAGACTAATATATACATTCCTTTCATCAATCCTTATTTATAAAGGTTAAGAAAAACACCTATAAATGTGAAAACTGCAGATCCATTACCTGCCACGATTCCCTGACTGGCGAGCACCATAATAGCCGTTAAACCAACACTGAAAATAGCACTTTGACCAAAGTTCAGCATAGCCAGAGTAGAGGTACTTTTCAATGAAGCAGTCTCATATGTCTTCAGAAATCTATCATATCTTTGTGCTTCATAGTTCTCATTattaaaatactacaaaatatacaaaaatagttATTACATGCAAgtacaattataatttttctcttaagtGATTAGTATCCTTTTCATCAGACTTTATGTATGGATTCAATTTTGTATTGCCATACTCCACTATAAAAACTTTCAATACATTGAGCCATGGTACTCCTGCAGTTTTCCacaatgaattatatttgaaaagtCCATAAAATTCATCGCATATTTACTGAAGGCCTGGTTAATTTAAACCCAGAtctaaaaaaaagtgttaatggCACTTCCTTTACAAAGCTTTCTTCCCCTGATCCTCTGAGACTGAACTGACAGTTCTCATTGCCCCCTCCACTTTATGCTTTCTTTTGTAGTCAACTGTATACTTAACTATAATTCTCCCAATTTATGGGACTTAATTCTGGGAGGGCAAGCCTTTTATCAATCATTTTTACCACACTTCCCCATCACAGGACTTAGTGTAGTGCTTTGGACACAAGAACCATTCaggaatatttgttaaatggaaaaatggacaCATAAATGAGAATTAATGAAAATCACTATATGCTAGGTCCTCTGAGGGACAGTCAAGACCTTACATGTCAGTTTGATTAGCTTAGTGTTAATTCTGAATCAAGATGCTAAATATACTCATCACTTACAAATTAATTCAGGAGGTAAAATTCTGATGTTGCCACACAAAAACTGAGGTGGAAAGAGAGGAGAatttccaaataaagaaaaataataaagtacaattATTTCATCACACTTAGAGATCCTATCCTAATCTGAAGCTCTAACTTACAGCACCTATTCAGCTAAATGGCAGAACAAATCTCTGTGCAGTGTGAAAGGGAGAGGAAGTATAATTAAACATATTACCTTCACAGTTTCATAATTCAGCAGTGAGTCTATGGCAGCATTACCTGCATCATTATCTGCTTTGTTCATCTCTATTCTAAATCTAGTTCTGTAAGACAAAGATTCACATAGGCATGAAATTTTTGCTATGTAAATGTAACTAATTTCTGAACCTTGACTGGCCTCTAGGAAATACTTTACCTCCACCGTGTAACAGCAACTGTGAATGCTGTGTATGCACCAAGTGTCCCGAGGGTTACTAATGCAAACTGGGCACCACATCTATAATACTGGAGAaggcaaaataagaaatgataatCAGTCACTGTTCTTGCAAACAGCTTATAATATGTAACAGCAAATATCAATCAAAAGATTTTAATAGAAATGTTGATGAgaattgtataaataaataattttgtgagAAATCAAATACCTTAGAAAAGCTATTTTAGGTAACAAGGGAAGAAAGCCAAACTACACTTGCCACATTGATACTACTGTCATATGCTAggataaaaataatgcaataagCCTTAAGAGGAATAAAACGTATATATACAGTCTTAATTACAAAATATGAAATTGCTTAAATGTTATAAATGGTGAATAAAAATCTAGATAATCTGAGTATACCAGTCCAAAGTCATATACAAAAATCtctattaacaaaaaaattacaagcacTAGTTAAATGACTGATCTATGTGTAGAAGTGACCAGCTCTTTACAATAACAACATGATAAAGATTTTGGATGGTCCCTTGAAGCTTGtagcaaaataattaaatgaactgCATAATCCTTCTGGTACCGTGGAATTTTGCTTTCAAACCATGAGCATTCAATAGCACTACAGCTTCCAGTACTAAATAGCTTCCAATGAGAATGTAAGATAAAAGCttgttatgaaaaattttttacttaCCAAAATACCACTGACAAGAGTCACCTCGAACATGATGGGAAGAAGATTAAATACTAAAGCACTCAGGACAAAACTGATACCCCTTGTCCCTCTGTCAATAGCTTTTGATAAAGCTCCTGTCTGTCTACTTAGATGGAAAGCCAAATCCAGGTTgtgaagatggagaaagacatTTCTGGCTATTCTTCGGATTGAATTTTGGGCTACCTTGCCAAATACTGCATTTCGAACTTCATTAAAAAAGGCAGCTCCAGCTCTTGATACACCATCTGACAagacattcaaaagaaaaaatgggatGTGAAAACATTCGAATCATAGGAGtgtaaaaatgataaacatatgGCAAGTAAGAAAGTGTTTACACAATAAATGAATACATCACAGAATACTTCCATTAAAAGAAACCTAGAAAGAAAGCATCTAGCCTAGTGAGTACCAATCCTTCCACCACCCTGAATCCCTTTCAGTGTTATTTTCCTCTATAAACTCCAGATGATGAAAGATTTTTTCCAActaaatacttgtttttaatttttaaaaatttaaagtttttatttatttttgagagacagacagcgtgctagtgggggaggggcagagagagag from Leopardus geoffroyi isolate Oge1 chromosome X, O.geoffroyi_Oge1_pat1.0, whole genome shotgun sequence includes the following:
- the ABCB7 gene encoding iron-sulfur clusters transporter ABCB7, mitochondrial isoform X1; translated protein: MALLVIHSSRWAAAATAFEKRRHVAILIRSLVSVRGAGPQRRSRQLGASGAARISQIPESLRHTTWQRLGKGNLRQILHVTRALQAWPLIEKRTCWHGHAGGGLHTDPKEGLKDVDTRKIIKAMLSYVWPKDRPDLRARVAISLGFLGGAKAMNIVVPFMFKYAVDSLNQMSGNMLNLSDAPNTVATMATAVLIGYGVSRAGAAFFNEVRNAVFGKVAQNSIRRIARNVFLHLHNLDLAFHLSRQTGALSKAIDRGTRGISFVLSALVFNLLPIMFEVTLVSGILYYRCGAQFALVTLGTLGAYTAFTVAVTRWRTRFRIEMNKADNDAGNAAIDSLLNYETVKYFNNENYEAQRYDRFLKTYETASLKSTSTLAMLNFGQSAIFSVGLTAIMVLASQGIVAGTLTVGDLVMVNGLLFQLSLPLNFLGTVYRETRQALIDMNTLFTLLKVDTRIKDKAMASPIQITPQTSTVVFDNVHFEYVEGQKVLDGVSFEVPAGKKVAIVGGSGSGKSTIVRLLFRFYEPQKGTIYLAGQNIQDVSLESLRRAVGVVPQDAVLFHNTIYYNLLYGNIHASPEEVYAVAKLAGLHDSILRMPHGYDTQVGERGLKLSGGEKQRVAIARAILKDPPVILYDEATSSLDSITEETILGAMRDAVKHRTSIFIAHRLSTVVDADEIIVLDQGKIAERGTHHGLLGNPGSIYSEMWHTQSSRVQNHDNPKWDAKEENMSKEEERKKLQEEIVNSVKGCGNCSC
- the ABCB7 gene encoding iron-sulfur clusters transporter ABCB7, mitochondrial isoform X2, with the protein product MALLVIHSSRWAAAATAFEKRRHVAILIRSLVSVRGAGPQRRSRQLGASGAARISQIPESLRHTTWQRLGKGNLRQILHVTRALQAWPLIEKRTCWHGHAGGGLHTDPKEGLKDVDTRKIIKAMLSYVWPKDRPDLRARVAISLGFLGGAKAMNIVVPFMFKYAVDSLNQMSGNMLNLSDAPNTVATMATAVLIGYGVSRAGAAFFNEVRNAVFGKVAQNSIRRIARNVFLHLHNLDLAFHLSRQTGALSKAIDRGTRGISFVLSALVFNLLPIMFEVTLVSGILYYRCGAQFALVTLGTLGAYTAFTVAVTRWRTRFRIEMNKADNDAGNAAIDSLLNYETVKYFNNENYEAQRYDRFLKTYETASLKSTSTLAMLNFGQSAIFSVGLTAIMVLASQGIVAGTLTVGDLVMVNGLLFQLSLPLNFLGTVYRETRQALIDMNTLFTLLKVDTRIKDKAMASPIQITPQTSTVVFDNVHFEYVEGQKVLDGVSFEVPAGKKVAIVGGSGSGKSTIVRLLFRFYEPQKGTIYLAGQNIQDVSLESLRRAVGVVPQDAVLFHNTIYYNLLYGNIHASPEEVYAVAKLAGLHDSILRMPHGYDTQVGERGLKLSGGEKQRVAIARAILKDPPVILYDEATSSLDSITEEGKIAERGTHHGLLGNPGSIYSEMWHTQSSRVQNHDNPKWDAKEENMSKEEERKKLQEEIVNSVKGCGNCSC